The following are encoded together in the Sphingomicrobium clamense genome:
- a CDS encoding CBS domain-containing protein produces MTIAAILDKKGRDVVTVASTSSVKEVVTLLADRKIGAVVVLDHGGEIAGILSERDVIANICREDDLLGCTAARIMSSPAVTVSSENQVLPALALMSRRKIRHLPVVDDGELVGIVSIGDLVQYRIDNMAAEAEAMREYIQAV; encoded by the coding sequence ATGACCATCGCAGCAATCCTCGACAAGAAGGGCCGCGACGTGGTGACCGTCGCGAGCACCAGTAGCGTCAAGGAAGTGGTGACCCTGCTCGCCGACCGGAAGATCGGCGCGGTCGTCGTGCTCGATCATGGCGGCGAGATTGCGGGCATCCTGTCCGAACGCGACGTGATCGCCAATATCTGCCGCGAGGACGACCTGCTCGGCTGCACGGCAGCAAGGATCATGAGCTCTCCCGCGGTGACGGTCTCGAGCGAAAACCAGGTGCTGCCCGCGCTCGCGCTGATGTCGCGGCGCAAGATCCGCCACCTGCCCGTGGTCGACGACGGAGAGCTGGTCGGCATCGTCTCGATCGGCGACCTCGTCCAGTATCGCATCGACAATATGGCCGCCGAGGCCGAGGCGATGCGCGAATATATCCAGGCCGTTTAG
- a CDS encoding acyl-CoA thioesterase codes for MNLEGMDPILRVMPRPADINANGHIFGGWVLSQMDIAGGIVAARRAQGQVATVAIDAMEFIAPILLHDLISVYARIEKVGTSSMKIRIEVVATRDGGKTNVKVTEAIFTFVAIDDEARPRPVDQP; via the coding sequence ATGAATCTCGAGGGTATGGACCCGATCCTGCGCGTGATGCCGCGCCCCGCCGACATCAATGCCAACGGCCACATCTTCGGCGGTTGGGTATTGAGCCAGATGGACATTGCCGGCGGCATCGTCGCCGCGCGGCGCGCGCAGGGCCAGGTCGCGACCGTCGCAATCGACGCGATGGAGTTCATCGCCCCGATCCTGCTCCACGACCTGATCAGCGTCTATGCGCGCATCGAAAAGGTCGGCACCAGCTCGATGAAGATTCGCATCGAAGTCGTCGCCACGCGCGACGGGGGCAAGACCAACGTCAAGGTTACCGAGGCGATCTTCACCTTCGTGGCGATTGACGACGAAGCGCGTCCCCGCCCTGTCGACCAGCCATAA
- a CDS encoding OprO/OprP family phosphate-selective porin yields the protein MKTIVRTALLGTAMMAATPAMAQDSDPRIDALLAEVEALRAEVAAMKAVQEAQAETVATLEAQETPGLDASWKGAPQLEEDGWSFKPRGRLMYDVGSVSSPDGITDAGLGFASELRRGRIGVSGDIPGGFGYKFEIDFADNDVAITDAFLSKELGDAEIMIGQMNNFQSLEELTSSLNTSFIERAAFTDAFGFERRVGVRVQYKAGDFIAQGGAFTSSIDDLNDDGNNARGADARLVFAPKMGDALVHLGASIHYRDLGDGVQSVRYRQRPAIHISDTRFINTGRFDATSETSYGIEAAAILGRFHVAGEAHRLTANMIGEPDPTFAGGYVEAGVFLTEDKRGYKGGKFDRVKPNNPVGEGGWGSLQFNARYDYLDLNDAGIIGGTQNGYQASILWKPVDYVLFGLNYGHMVYDDAAIVTVDGDDSYSVDVIGLRGQIDF from the coding sequence ATGAAGACGATTGTTCGCACCGCGCTGCTCGGCACGGCGATGATGGCCGCCACCCCCGCGATGGCGCAGGACAGCGACCCGCGCATCGACGCGCTGCTCGCCGAGGTCGAAGCGCTGCGTGCCGAAGTCGCCGCGATGAAGGCGGTGCAGGAGGCCCAGGCCGAAACCGTCGCCACGCTCGAAGCGCAGGAAACGCCCGGGCTCGATGCGAGCTGGAAAGGCGCGCCGCAGCTCGAGGAAGATGGCTGGAGCTTCAAGCCGCGCGGCCGCCTCATGTATGACGTGGGCTCGGTCAGCTCGCCCGACGGCATCACCGATGCGGGCCTCGGTTTCGCCAGCGAGCTGCGTCGCGGCCGGATCGGCGTTTCGGGCGATATCCCGGGTGGCTTCGGCTACAAGTTCGAGATCGATTTCGCCGACAATGACGTCGCGATCACCGACGCCTTCCTGAGCAAGGAACTGGGCGACGCGGAGATTATGATCGGCCAGATGAACAACTTCCAGTCGCTGGAAGAACTGACCAGCTCGCTCAACACCAGCTTCATCGAGCGCGCCGCCTTTACCGACGCGTTCGGGTTCGAACGTCGCGTCGGCGTCCGGGTGCAGTACAAGGCCGGCGATTTCATCGCGCAGGGCGGCGCCTTCACGTCGTCGATCGATGACCTCAACGACGACGGTAACAATGCCCGCGGCGCCGATGCGCGCCTCGTCTTCGCCCCGAAGATGGGCGACGCGCTGGTCCACCTGGGAGCTTCGATCCACTATCGCGACCTTGGCGACGGCGTGCAGTCGGTCCGGTACCGCCAGCGTCCGGCGATCCACATCTCCGATACGCGGTTCATCAACACGGGTCGTTTCGATGCGACCAGCGAAACCAGCTACGGCATCGAAGCCGCCGCCATCTTGGGCCGCTTCCACGTCGCGGGTGAAGCACACCGCCTGACCGCCAATATGATCGGCGAGCCCGATCCGACCTTTGCGGGCGGCTATGTCGAAGCGGGCGTATTCCTGACCGAGGACAAGCGCGGCTACAAGGGTGGCAAGTTCGACCGCGTGAAGCCCAACAATCCGGTCGGCGAAGGCGGCTGGGGTTCGCTCCAGTTCAACGCGCGCTACGACTATCTCGACCTCAACGATGCCGGAATCATCGGCGGCACGCAGAATGGCTACCAGGCCTCGATCCTGTGGAAGCCGGTCGACTATGTCCTGTTCGGCCTCAACTATGGCCACATGGTCTATGACGACGCGGCGATCGTGACCGTCGATGGCGACGACAGCTATTCGGTCGACGTCATCGGGCTGCGCGGTCAGATCGACTTCTAA
- a CDS encoding DUF4167 domain-containing protein has protein sequence MISRSQNRRRRGGNRGGNRPNTPNKGNAAQLLDKYKGLARDAQMSGDRVQQEYYLQFADHYFRVLEEFNAKKEEQQQQRGGSPKGKQQQGDDNQSNDQQQDKPKRQPRKRKDEQAEDGQQDKPKRATRKPKKDENDGGEAIADALPPAIGGDEEDEAA, from the coding sequence TTGATCAGTAGAAGTCAGAACCGCCGACGTCGTGGGGGCAATCGCGGCGGGAATCGACCCAATACTCCCAACAAGGGCAATGCGGCGCAGCTGCTCGACAAGTATAAGGGCCTCGCGCGCGATGCGCAGATGTCCGGTGATCGCGTGCAGCAGGAATATTACCTCCAGTTCGCCGACCATTATTTCCGCGTACTCGAAGAGTTCAACGCCAAGAAGGAAGAGCAGCAGCAACAGCGCGGCGGCTCTCCCAAGGGTAAGCAGCAGCAGGGCGACGACAACCAGTCGAACGACCAGCAGCAGGACAAACCCAAGCGCCAGCCGCGCAAGCGCAAGGACGAGCAGGCCGAGGACGGCCAGCAGGACAAGCCTAAGCGCGCGACCCGCAAGCCGAAGAAGGATGAGAATGACGGCGGCGAAGCGATCGCCGACGCGCTCCCGCCCGCCATCGGCGGCGACGAGGAAGACGAAGCCGCCTAG
- the prmC gene encoding peptide chain release factor N(5)-glutamine methyltransferase has translation MSPIAAALRDATARLDKVSDTPRLDAELLLADACGITRNRLLLDPPKDVPREFEELVRRREAGEPVAYILGRRDFWTIELEVGPGVLIPRPDSEALVEGALDHFETSPPRRILDLGTGPGSLLLAALDQWPEATGLGVDASEVALDYARRNATRLGMADRAAFRLGDWGEDIDERFDLVLCNPPYVAANSPDLGTGVAEYEPHEALFAGEDGLEEYRDLAPQLARLVRPEGLVALEIGHDQAETVLAIMRKAGLSSMLRRDLAGRPRALLLVPEA, from the coding sequence GTGAGCCCGATTGCCGCCGCGCTGCGCGACGCGACCGCGCGGCTCGACAAGGTCAGCGATACGCCGCGCCTCGATGCCGAATTGCTGCTGGCCGACGCCTGCGGCATCACGCGCAACCGATTGCTGCTCGACCCGCCCAAAGATGTGCCCCGAGAGTTCGAGGAATTGGTGAGGCGCCGCGAGGCCGGCGAGCCGGTTGCCTACATTTTGGGTCGCAGGGACTTCTGGACCATCGAGCTGGAGGTCGGCCCCGGCGTGCTCATTCCACGCCCCGATAGCGAAGCGCTGGTCGAAGGGGCGCTCGACCATTTCGAAACCAGCCCGCCGCGCCGGATCCTCGATCTTGGCACCGGACCCGGCAGCCTTCTGCTTGCCGCGCTCGACCAGTGGCCCGAGGCGACCGGGCTGGGCGTGGACGCCTCCGAAGTGGCGCTCGACTATGCGCGGCGCAACGCGACCAGGCTTGGCATGGCCGACCGCGCGGCGTTCCGGCTCGGCGACTGGGGTGAGGACATCGACGAGCGTTTCGATCTCGTGCTGTGCAATCCGCCCTATGTCGCCGCCAATTCCCCCGATCTGGGCACCGGCGTAGCCGAGTACGAACCCCACGAGGCCCTTTTTGCCGGCGAGGACGGGCTGGAAGAGTATCGTGACCTGGCGCCCCAACTCGCCCGACTTGTGCGCCCCGAGGGGCTCGTCGCGCTCGAGATCGGGCACGACCAGGCCGAGACGGTCTTGGCGATTATGCGAAAAGCCGGTCTTTCGAGCATGCTACGGAGAGATCTGGCCGGCCGTCCGCGGGCGCTTCTTCTCGTCCCAGAAGCTTGA
- the prfA gene encoding peptide chain release factor 1, with product MSQIPDERIAAILAKKEDLGTAMASADLDPQDFVRLSKEYAEIEPIAEAAAEVRRLRDEKASLKEMAADNDAEMRAMAEEELHAIEKQLPKAERDLAVRLLPKDDADDKPAMLEVRAGTGGDEAALFAGDLLRMYQRFAEEQGWKVELISASQSDQGGYKEAVASVQGKGVFAKLKFESGVHRVQRVPATESGGRIHTSAATVAVLPEAEEVDVQIDEKDLRIDVFRASGPGGQSVNTTDSAVRITHVPTGIVVSQQDEKSQHKNKAKAMKVLRTRLYEHERAIADAERSGARKSMVGSGDRSERIRTYNFPQGRVTDHRINVTLHKLDAILEGPGLGELVEALISEDEAERLASLEEA from the coding sequence GTGAGCCAGATTCCCGACGAGCGGATCGCCGCCATTCTCGCCAAGAAGGAAGATCTTGGCACCGCGATGGCGTCCGCCGATCTCGACCCGCAGGACTTCGTGCGCCTGTCGAAGGAATATGCCGAAATCGAGCCCATCGCCGAGGCTGCTGCCGAAGTGCGCCGCTTGCGCGACGAGAAAGCCAGCCTCAAGGAAATGGCCGCCGACAACGACGCCGAAATGCGCGCGATGGCGGAGGAAGAATTGCACGCGATCGAAAAGCAGCTCCCCAAGGCCGAGCGTGACCTCGCCGTTCGGCTGCTGCCCAAGGACGATGCCGACGACAAGCCGGCCATGCTCGAAGTCCGTGCCGGGACGGGCGGCGACGAAGCCGCGCTGTTCGCGGGCGATTTGCTGCGGATGTACCAGCGGTTTGCTGAAGAGCAGGGGTGGAAGGTCGAACTGATCTCCGCCTCGCAGTCCGACCAAGGCGGATACAAGGAGGCCGTCGCCTCGGTGCAGGGCAAGGGCGTGTTCGCCAAGCTGAAATTCGAAAGCGGCGTGCACCGCGTCCAGCGCGTCCCCGCGACCGAGAGTGGCGGGCGCATTCATACTTCGGCAGCGACGGTCGCGGTGCTTCCGGAGGCCGAGGAAGTCGACGTCCAGATCGACGAGAAGGATTTGCGCATCGACGTTTTCCGCGCGTCGGGGCCGGGCGGCCAGTCGGTCAACACGACCGACAGCGCGGTGCGCATCACGCACGTTCCGACCGGCATCGTCGTGTCGCAGCAGGACGAGAAGTCGCAGCACAAGAACAAGGCCAAGGCGATGAAGGTGTTGCGCACGCGCCTCTACGAACACGAGCGCGCGATCGCGGATGCCGAACGTTCGGGCGCGCGCAAGTCGATGGTCGGCTCGGGCGACCGGTCCGAGCGCATTCGCACCTATAATTTCCCGCAAGGGCGCGTGACCGATCACCGCATTAACGTGACGCTGCACAAGCTCGATGCGATCCTCGAAGGCCCGGGTCTTGGCGAACTGGTCGAAGCCCTAATCTCCGAGGACGAGGCCGAGCGGCTCGCCAGCCTCGAAGAGGCGTGA
- the hisS gene encoding histidine--tRNA ligase: protein MNGNAKIRPVKGMQSLYGEDADRFAHVVETFEEVRRLYNFKRVEVPVLEQTAVFARTMGETTDVVSKEMWSFESRSEGSVTMRPEFTAGISRAFLSEGWQQHAPMKVATHGPAFRYERPQKGRYRQFHQLDAEIIGSADPLADVELLAFGAHLLAALGIEGVTLKLNTLGDQESRENWRGALVDYFSAHKAELSEDSQDRLEKNPLRILDSKDPRDQAFVADAPKMVLTDEAEAFFVKVREGLDAAGIAYELDPHLVRGLDYYRHTAFEFVTDQLGAQGTVLAGGRYDGLIEALGGSPTPAVGWAAGIERLAMLVDDNVTDKIEAAILPMGEAALAKAIEAAAYLRGAGFAAEIYATGKIGKRMGRADEAGARAAIVIGDDEIANGVVQYKDLATGEQTAMKLEEVVAPLTEILGREAMEDIEAMMGDQQ, encoded by the coding sequence ATGAATGGAAATGCCAAGATCCGCCCCGTGAAGGGCATGCAGAGTCTCTACGGCGAGGATGCCGACCGGTTCGCCCACGTGGTCGAAACGTTCGAGGAAGTGCGCCGCCTCTACAATTTCAAGCGAGTCGAAGTCCCCGTGCTCGAACAGACCGCGGTCTTCGCCCGCACGATGGGCGAGACGACCGACGTCGTCAGCAAGGAAATGTGGTCGTTCGAAAGCCGCAGCGAAGGCAGCGTGACCATGCGCCCCGAATTCACGGCGGGCATCAGCCGCGCCTTCCTGTCCGAAGGATGGCAGCAGCACGCACCGATGAAGGTCGCGACCCACGGCCCCGCCTTCCGCTATGAGCGCCCGCAAAAGGGTCGCTACCGCCAGTTTCACCAGTTGGACGCCGAGATCATCGGCAGCGCCGACCCGCTCGCCGACGTCGAACTGCTGGCGTTCGGTGCGCATTTGCTCGCGGCGCTCGGGATCGAGGGTGTGACGCTCAAGCTCAACACGCTCGGGGACCAGGAAAGCCGCGAGAATTGGCGGGGTGCGCTGGTCGACTATTTCTCTGCCCACAAGGCTGAGCTCAGCGAAGACAGTCAGGATCGGCTCGAAAAGAACCCGCTGCGCATTCTCGATAGCAAGGATCCGCGCGACCAGGCCTTCGTCGCCGACGCGCCCAAGATGGTGCTGACGGACGAAGCCGAAGCCTTCTTCGTCAAGGTCCGCGAAGGGCTAGACGCCGCCGGCATCGCCTACGAGCTTGACCCGCATCTCGTGCGCGGGCTCGACTATTACCGCCACACCGCGTTCGAATTCGTGACCGACCAATTGGGCGCACAGGGCACGGTGCTCGCGGGCGGGCGCTATGACGGGCTGATCGAGGCGCTGGGCGGGTCGCCCACTCCCGCGGTCGGCTGGGCCGCAGGCATCGAACGCCTCGCGATGCTCGTCGACGACAATGTGACCGACAAGATCGAAGCCGCGATCTTGCCGATGGGTGAGGCGGCGCTGGCCAAGGCGATCGAAGCGGCGGCCTATCTGCGCGGCGCAGGCTTTGCCGCCGAAATCTACGCGACCGGAAAGATCGGCAAGCGGATGGGCCGCGCCGACGAGGCGGGGGCGCGCGCTGCCATCGTTATCGGCGACGACGAGATCGCCAACGGCGTCGTGCAGTACAAGGACCTCGCCACCGGCGAGCAGACCGCGATGAAGCTCGAAGAGGTCGTCGCGCCGCTGACCGAGATTCTCGGGCGCGAGGCGATGGAGGATATCGAGGCTATGATGGGAGACCAGCAGTGA
- the ppa gene encoding inorganic diphosphatase has product MNLDLIPPGTNPPESINVFIEVPIGGEPVKYEFDKEAGVIKVDRILHTPMRYPTNYGFIPQTLCDDGDPLDCLVMTRWSLLPGTVIEARPVGVLYLEDEAGGDEKLLAVPTTKISPYYKDVVNYTDLPPIVLQQIEHFFTHYKDLEAEKWVRIGTWGDREAAYDVVRQSIEKANK; this is encoded by the coding sequence ATGAATCTCGATCTCATCCCGCCCGGCACGAACCCGCCGGAAAGCATCAACGTGTTCATCGAAGTGCCGATCGGTGGCGAACCCGTGAAATACGAGTTCGACAAGGAAGCCGGCGTCATCAAGGTCGACCGCATCCTGCACACGCCGATGCGCTACCCGACCAACTATGGCTTCATCCCGCAGACGCTGTGCGACGACGGCGATCCATTGGACTGTTTGGTGATGACGCGCTGGTCGCTCTTGCCCGGCACGGTGATCGAAGCGCGCCCGGTCGGCGTGCTCTATCTGGAAGACGAGGCCGGCGGCGACGAGAAGTTGCTCGCGGTGCCGACCACCAAGATCTCACCCTATTACAAGGACGTCGTGAACTACACCGATCTGCCGCCCATCGTGCTGCAGCAGATCGAGCACTTCTTCACCCACTATAAGGACCTCGAGGCCGAAAAGTGGGTGCGGATCGGCACGTGGGGCGACCGCGAGGCCGCCTATGACGTGGTGCGCCAGTCGATCGAAAAGGCGAACAAGTAA
- a CDS encoding TonB-dependent receptor: MRHARLLTAASSFALLLHGAPALAQDAATRMPQDDAFEADDSDDAAIVVTAPRGSVAGDIPPEEVLDSRDILATGATSVAELLDALSPQIGSGRGRGGRGGGGRPIILIEGKRVSGWRELRDLPTEAIERVDILPEEVAVQYGYAADQRVVNFVLREAFNSTGIELEGEFATRGGRMGGEIELDRLMIRNGTRTTFAFEAEAKSALTEDERDVLIQPVEAFPDPVDPRPYRTLLPATEDYQLNVSHSRPLGEKSLTATLGLDQSTSRSRFGAPIASFDIPAASPFADPPGEEGEVSRLVAGDALGRSRRSRTAELATALNGGGDWRWSTTGSINVANSRTRSDRGPDVDAFQLGLDALDPSFDPFGSLTLGDYPQDISRSRSVRGEVDGLVSGQLGETGAGPIGLSLRSQLTWSNFQSEGTTFGIADPDSDLTRRRLLGRATIDLPVLDRDSAIGQLSFNANGVAESLSDFGELFSYGAGVNWRPTRKLSFLASFDREEGSPSLTQLGEARVVEPLVSFFDFTNGETVLVDAITGGNPDLVADTREVLKISGNWQLPTKDDLRLTAEYITERIDNPIGSFPAASAALEAAFPDRFFRDGDGTLVGVDLTPVNYARQSRDSLRWGLSWGKTLETKPPSAETRAKLRERFRQMRQERQRERAQQQPQGEGPPTPPQPQAEGQQQAEREGPPQGQQRRRGGRGPGGFIGRGRNGGRLGVNIFHTVNFSNEVEIAEGLPLLDYLDGEAVGRFGGTPRHEIEARAFRYNNGLGLRLSADWRSATTVDSAAGPIRFDDYAKFDLRLWYNLAEKPGLIADNPWMRGMRVRVGIDNIFDARPKVTAADGSVPFTYQPAYLEPEGRTISLSIRKLIVPRRFIRDEIRRRTGR; encoded by the coding sequence ATGCGTCACGCCCGTCTGCTTACTGCTGCCAGCAGCTTTGCCCTGCTTCTTCATGGCGCCCCCGCGCTCGCGCAGGATGCCGCGACGCGCATGCCGCAGGACGACGCCTTCGAGGCGGACGACAGCGACGATGCCGCAATCGTCGTCACCGCCCCGCGCGGCTCGGTCGCGGGAGACATCCCGCCCGAGGAGGTGCTTGATTCGCGCGATATTCTCGCGACCGGTGCGACGTCGGTTGCCGAATTGCTCGACGCGTTGAGCCCGCAAATCGGCTCGGGACGCGGGCGCGGCGGGCGCGGCGGCGGCGGTCGCCCGATCATCCTCATCGAGGGCAAACGCGTCTCGGGTTGGCGCGAACTGCGCGACCTACCCACCGAGGCGATCGAACGCGTCGACATTCTGCCCGAGGAAGTCGCGGTCCAATATGGCTATGCCGCCGACCAGCGCGTCGTGAATTTCGTGCTGCGCGAGGCCTTCAACTCCACCGGCATCGAGCTGGAGGGTGAATTCGCGACGCGCGGCGGCCGCATGGGCGGCGAGATCGAGCTCGACCGACTGATGATCCGCAACGGCACGCGCACCACCTTCGCCTTCGAAGCGGAAGCCAAGAGCGCGCTGACCGAGGACGAGCGCGATGTGCTGATCCAGCCTGTCGAAGCCTTCCCCGACCCGGTCGATCCGCGCCCTTACCGGACGCTGCTCCCCGCTACCGAAGACTATCAGCTCAATGTCTCGCACAGCCGTCCGTTGGGCGAAAAATCGCTCACCGCAACGCTCGGTCTCGACCAGAGCACTTCGCGTTCGCGCTTCGGCGCACCGATCGCGAGCTTCGACATTCCCGCTGCAAGCCCGTTCGCCGACCCGCCCGGTGAAGAGGGCGAGGTGTCGCGCCTCGTCGCGGGCGACGCGCTCGGCCGGAGCCGCCGCAGCCGGACCGCGGAATTGGCCACCGCGCTCAATGGCGGGGGCGACTGGCGCTGGTCGACCACCGGCAGCATCAATGTCGCCAACAGCCGCACGCGCAGCGACCGCGGCCCCGACGTCGACGCTTTCCAGCTGGGTCTCGACGCGCTCGATCCCTCATTCGATCCGTTCGGCTCATTGACCCTTGGCGATTACCCGCAGGACATCTCGCGCTCCCGCTCGGTCCGCGGCGAAGTCGACGGGCTGGTCTCGGGCCAGCTGGGCGAGACGGGCGCTGGACCCATCGGCCTCTCGCTCCGCTCGCAACTGACCTGGTCCAATTTCCAGAGCGAGGGCACGACCTTCGGAATCGCCGATCCCGACAGCGACCTCACCCGCCGACGCCTCCTCGGCCGCGCGACGATCGACCTGCCCGTCCTCGACCGCGACAGCGCGATCGGCCAGCTGTCCTTCAACGCCAACGGCGTCGCCGAATCGCTGTCCGACTTCGGCGAATTGTTCAGCTACGGAGCGGGCGTGAACTGGCGCCCGACGCGCAAACTCTCCTTTCTTGCCAGCTTCGACCGCGAGGAAGGATCGCCGTCGCTGACCCAGCTGGGCGAGGCGCGCGTGGTCGAGCCGCTGGTCAGCTTTTTCGACTTCACCAATGGCGAGACCGTGCTGGTCGACGCGATCACGGGCGGCAATCCCGACCTCGTTGCCGACACGCGCGAGGTCCTGAAAATCTCCGGCAACTGGCAGCTGCCCACCAAGGACGACTTGCGCCTCACCGCCGAATATATCACCGAGCGCATCGACAACCCGATCGGCAGCTTCCCGGCCGCGAGCGCCGCGCTCGAGGCCGCGTTCCCCGACCGCTTTTTCCGCGACGGTGACGGGACGCTGGTCGGTGTCGACCTGACCCCCGTCAACTATGCCCGCCAGAGCCGCGATTCGCTGCGCTGGGGATTGAGCTGGGGCAAGACGCTCGAGACCAAGCCGCCAAGCGCGGAGACGCGTGCGAAGCTGCGCGAACGGTTCCGCCAGATGCGCCAGGAGCGCCAGCGCGAGCGCGCGCAACAACAGCCGCAGGGCGAAGGACCGCCGACACCGCCCCAGCCTCAAGCCGAGGGACAGCAGCAGGCCGAACGCGAGGGTCCGCCGCAGGGTCAGCAGCGTCGCCGCGGCGGCAGAGGCCCGGGCGGTTTCATTGGGCGCGGCCGCAATGGCGGGCGGCTCGGCGTCAACATCTTCCACACGGTCAATTTCTCCAACGAGGTGGAGATTGCCGAGGGCCTGCCGCTGCTCGACTATCTCGATGGCGAAGCGGTCGGACGCTTCGGCGGCACACCGCGTCATGAAATCGAGGCGCGCGCCTTCCGCTACAATAACGGACTCGGCCTGCGCCTCTCCGCCGACTGGCGTTCGGCGACCACCGTCGACAGCGCCGCGGGGCCGATCCGGTTCGACGACTATGCCAAGTTCGACTTGCGCCTGTGGTATAATCTTGCCGAGAAGCCGGGCCTGATCGCGGACAATCCGTGGATGCGCGGCATGCGCGTGCGCGTCGGCATCGACAATATCTTCGACGCGCGCCCGAAGGTGACTGCTGCCGACGGCAGCGTGCCCTTCACCTACCAGCCCGCTTATCTCGAGCCGGAAGGCCGCACCATCTCGCTGTCGATCCGCAAGCTGATCGTTCCCCGCCGCTTCATTCGCGACGAGATCAGGCGCCGGACCGGCAGATAG
- a CDS encoding amidase — MRTFAPMLLACVAAIPSAHAQDRIAGPAERATIEALERIETIDPKINSVLAVDPTALDQARHVDRIRRAPTALTGVPVLLKDNIEAKGPLPTTAGSLALRNNVTDRDSPLVAGLRSAGAVILGKTNLSEWANFRSESSNSGWSALGGQTYNPYALDRSPCGSSSGSGAAVAAGIVDIAIGTETNGSVTCPAAMNGIVGLKPTVGMVSRTHIVPISVTQDTAGPMTRTVFQAAAVMDAIAGSDPADPATADADRYAGTFLTALDGASLEGVRLGVLEFATGFGTDEAFAAAKAQLERQGAILVPIKEIGAEPLEGGISYNILLTEFKDGINDYLATTPDAVTARTLADLIEFNKASDRELAVFDQSIFIKSQETDIEDPDYVEGVKANVQWSGPDGIDRMLEEHDVVALIFPTAAPSMLIDHVHGDSWHGGGAGYLAAWSGYPHLTVPMGMAKGLPVGLSFVGTKWDDARLLALGHAYEEARPALPAPQFYDSVMDTPELAPLLAKAD, encoded by the coding sequence ATGCGGACCTTCGCCCCTATGCTTCTCGCCTGTGTTGCAGCGATCCCGAGCGCCCACGCGCAGGACCGGATCGCCGGCCCCGCCGAACGCGCGACGATCGAAGCGCTCGAGCGGATCGAGACCATCGATCCCAAGATCAACTCGGTGCTGGCGGTCGATCCGACGGCGCTGGACCAGGCGCGGCACGTCGACCGGATCCGCCGCGCACCCACGGCGCTGACCGGCGTCCCCGTCCTTCTGAAAGACAATATCGAGGCGAAGGGGCCGCTGCCGACCACAGCAGGGAGCTTGGCGCTCAGGAACAATGTCACCGATCGCGACAGCCCGCTGGTCGCAGGACTTCGTTCGGCGGGCGCGGTGATCCTTGGCAAGACCAACCTCAGCGAATGGGCGAACTTCCGGTCCGAAAGCAGCAATAGCGGCTGGAGCGCGCTGGGCGGCCAGACCTACAACCCCTATGCGCTCGACCGCAGCCCCTGCGGCAGCTCGTCCGGATCGGGCGCTGCCGTAGCAGCGGGTATCGTCGACATTGCTATCGGAACCGAGACCAACGGATCGGTCACCTGTCCGGCAGCGATGAACGGGATTGTGGGGCTCAAGCCCACCGTCGGCATGGTCAGCCGCACGCACATCGTCCCGATCAGCGTGACGCAGGACACGGCAGGTCCGATGACGCGCACAGTCTTCCAGGCGGCGGCCGTCATGGATGCGATCGCGGGCAGCGACCCGGCCGACCCGGCGACCGCCGATGCCGACCGCTATGCCGGCACGTTCCTCACGGCGCTCGACGGCGCTAGCCTCGAGGGCGTGCGGCTGGGCGTGCTGGAATTTGCGACCGGCTTCGGCACCGACGAAGCCTTCGCGGCGGCCAAAGCGCAACTCGAGCGGCAGGGTGCGATCCTCGTCCCGATCAAGGAAATCGGGGCCGAGCCGCTCGAAGGCGGGATCAGCTACAATATCCTGCTCACCGAGTTCAAAGACGGGATCAACGATTATCTCGCAACGACGCCCGACGCCGTGACGGCGCGGACGCTTGCCGACCTGATCGAATTCAACAAAGCCTCGGACCGCGAACTGGCGGTGTTCGACCAGTCGATCTTCATCAAATCGCAAGAGACCGATATCGAGGATCCCGACTATGTCGAAGGGGTGAAGGCCAACGTGCAATGGTCGGGTCCCGACGGCATCGACCGGATGCTGGAAGAGCATGACGTGGTCGCGCTGATCTTCCCGACGGCGGCGCCTTCAATGCTGATCGACCACGTCCATGGAGACAGCTGGCATGGCGGCGGCGCGGGGTACCTCGCCGCCTGGTCTGGCTACCCGCACCTGACCGTGCCGATGGGTATGGCCAAGGGACTTCCCGTGGGGCTCAGCTTTGTCGGGACCAAATGGGACGATGCGCGGCTACTCGCGCTCGGCCACGCTTACGAAGAGGCGCGCCCCGCGCTTCCGGCGCCGCAATTTTACGACAGCGTGATGGATACTCCCGAGCTCGCGCCGCTGCTGGCCAAGGCCGACTAG